From Haemorhous mexicanus isolate bHaeMex1 chromosome 13, bHaeMex1.pri, whole genome shotgun sequence, a single genomic window includes:
- the ZFAND6 gene encoding AN1-type zinc finger protein 6 isoform X1, translating into MFIEEGRMAQETNRSQVPMLCSTGCGFYGNPRTNGMCSVCYKEHLQRQNSNGRISPPAASVSSITESLPVQCTEGSAQESQSTLDSTSTPSMQPSPVSSQSLLTESVASSQADSTAVDKTVPETEELQASVSENAEPTPEEQDKSLDKPKQKKNRCFMCRKKVGLTGFECRCGNVYCGMHRYSDVHSCSYNYKADAAEKIRKENPVVVGEKIQKI; encoded by the exons GTTTATAGAAGAAGGGAGAATGGCTCAAGAAACCAACCGTAGCCAAGTGCCTATGCTTTGTTCCACTGGCTGCGGATTTTACGGGAATCCTCGCACAAATGGCATGTGCTCAGTGTGCTACAAAGAACACCTTCAAAGGCAGAACAGTAATGGTAGAATTAGCCCTCCTG CAGCCTCTGTCAGTAGTATCACCGAGTCCTTACCGGTCCAGTGCACAGAGGGCAGTGCCCAGGAATCTCAGTCCACTTTAGATTCTACATCGACTCCATCTATGCAGCCAAG CCCTGTGTCCAGTCAGTCACTTCTAACAGAATCTGTAGCATCATCCCAAGCGGATAGTACGGCTGTGGACAAAACAGTACCTGAGACAGAAGAGTTGCAAG CTTCAGTGTCAGAGAATGCAGAGCCTACACCTGAAGAACAGGACAAGTCGCTTgacaaaccaaaacagaaaaagaatcGTTGTTTCATGTGCAGGAAGAAGGTTGGACTGACTG GGTTCGAATGCCGGTGTGGGAACGTTTACTGTGGGATGCACCGTTACTCAGATGTACACAGTTGCTCTTACAATTACAAAGCTGATGCTGctgagaaaatcagaaaagagaATCCTGTAGTTGTTGGGGAAAAGATCCAGAAGATCTga
- the ZFAND6 gene encoding AN1-type zinc finger protein 6 isoform X2, with the protein MAQETNRSQVPMLCSTGCGFYGNPRTNGMCSVCYKEHLQRQNSNGRISPPAASVSSITESLPVQCTEGSAQESQSTLDSTSTPSMQPSPVSSQSLLTESVASSQADSTAVDKTVPETEELQASVSENAEPTPEEQDKSLDKPKQKKNRCFMCRKKVGLTGFECRCGNVYCGMHRYSDVHSCSYNYKADAAEKIRKENPVVVGEKIQKI; encoded by the exons ATGGCTCAAGAAACCAACCGTAGCCAAGTGCCTATGCTTTGTTCCACTGGCTGCGGATTTTACGGGAATCCTCGCACAAATGGCATGTGCTCAGTGTGCTACAAAGAACACCTTCAAAGGCAGAACAGTAATGGTAGAATTAGCCCTCCTG CAGCCTCTGTCAGTAGTATCACCGAGTCCTTACCGGTCCAGTGCACAGAGGGCAGTGCCCAGGAATCTCAGTCCACTTTAGATTCTACATCGACTCCATCTATGCAGCCAAG CCCTGTGTCCAGTCAGTCACTTCTAACAGAATCTGTAGCATCATCCCAAGCGGATAGTACGGCTGTGGACAAAACAGTACCTGAGACAGAAGAGTTGCAAG CTTCAGTGTCAGAGAATGCAGAGCCTACACCTGAAGAACAGGACAAGTCGCTTgacaaaccaaaacagaaaaagaatcGTTGTTTCATGTGCAGGAAGAAGGTTGGACTGACTG GGTTCGAATGCCGGTGTGGGAACGTTTACTGTGGGATGCACCGTTACTCAGATGTACACAGTTGCTCTTACAATTACAAAGCTGATGCTGctgagaaaatcagaaaagagaATCCTGTAGTTGTTGGGGAAAAGATCCAGAAGATCTga